ttagcctcaatgacacgcctcttttccttccaaagcaggaaaaaaatggcagcaacgtaacgagcgcacgagatgcgatttttatttccaacgatgaaatttttacaactgtgttgatgcgagcggataaaGTCATCGGATTCGATctctatagacgaatccaagtaaaaacaagaagaagacacacgacggtgttaactttgacagatcctacagctcagcatagggagatcattttaaaatgcttattaaattctagataaatgtaattaaaatctgattgatgtatgatacgtaaaaagttccgaactgtatgatagatacatttttggaaaaatcaaaaattgagataagcttccagatatgtaattcagaacttttccgtaccgtacatcaatcagattttaattacaattagtctagaatttattataagcattttaaaatgatctcccatgctgagctgtaggatctgtcaaagttaacaccgtcgtgtgtcttcttctttatttttacttgattcgtctatagcgcgtgtgttagttttcgtgttccacatttgaagctttggaaagcttttgcttgagaggttagcatcatcaataaagcacgaaagaagcaacacaaactttaatgctgtcagtatacacggtgcgaaatttattcattgaatgtggaaatgctacacaattaatttatttttactcaatattgtgcggttacttgttgagtttttttactttattaaactgtttttttaatctacagattatattCAACACCATACTTGCTGAATGGACATGGTCGGTTAAAGTGGCTGGTCCTTAAATAAAGTGTTCGTGAAAGTAAtcgttagattattcgctgttggtttgagcgagacagagtatatgacaaaaaatcaaccagcaacttgcggtttttggttcgaaatgaacgtttgtcagcaatggaataatccatctaGATTTTCTACTAGATGGCGTTTTTGTTGTATTATAATTCGCATAATTTCAGTgggtttataatatttttaatgaattaatttgagtactgcaatgacatgaaaactattgattgcagtattcaaattaattcatgaaaaatgttacttaggtgcttttgaaaagttaagcgagaattcatgaaaaaatgttacttaggtccttttgaaaagttatgcgagaaatgtaatagaaatgcatgaagccaacaataggactttttgggaacttgtaagtgttcttattgttaagttgactttttgtcaatttattggtcaatacttTGAAAAGGTGCtgtaaaagaaaagtgcatacttaggttttccaaatctgatgcagactatcttttgaaaagggtcaaacttgtttttactgattttttcaaatggatataatcttAAAACGACGCATTttacaaaaagtgttgtatgggtgactgtcgcaaaatcattcaaactttctaataaaactttttaaaaCTTCCAAtagaaccctacactaaaatcaatttaaaaaaataaaagtcaatttgcaaaaaacgctcttttgatttggaagaaattttgtcacaagataggtgattatattcctaccaaccgtccatacatcgcaagtcAGCACTTTAAGGGAAAAAGTTttctaaaaaactttttcttgacggaatctgatttttcagtgtctttaaggtggatttaacatatgtatacatatatactacatattaagtattcctgtacagtcaggcagagtacaatgttttggtcgtaactggtcgcaaattaaagaagctaataatggcatataatattttttgaagatataaaccccttttTAATATTACTTTAATttaacaaactatatttagtgactaaattagacaatgtatcataaaaaatagatttgcttggggttctataacgatggttTACTTATTGGTttagtttcagatgaaaatacactgaaaataatttaaaacaagaaaagtttttgttagaaaaacttttttccttattgAGTGCCCCAGCttgatgtatggacggttggtaggaacataatcaccattcttgagacaaaatttcatttaaataaaagagcatttttcgcaaatcgactttaaatttttaaactgatttttttcagtgtagggctcaatttgattgtttccgatattttcactagaaattttgactgattttatatggtcacccatacaacacttcttttttgtgggatgcgtcgtttttcattatatccatttgaaaatattagcaaaaaaaatttcagctcttttcaaaggatagttcagattaaattttgaaaacatttttgttttcatttcggatcatctggtgatttttcatttcattttcatttcttacttacttttcacctcacttcgcacttctcacgtctcacttttcacttctcactgctcacatcggcccatagggaaagaaaatggcagaaatgacgcttaacttttaaaagaacgtatgtcaccttttttcatgaattaatttgtgtaccgcaatcaaaagctatcatattggtctgttgatcgcaatattaaaattcattcatgaaaatatgtttcttaggtcattttgaaaaataaactagaattttcagtgtatacatgaaatcttaaaataggtactttttaactcattaatgggtttctatgtttcttttgtgaagttttttttcttccgtgtaagctgtgtattcttatgctgtcagtgtgccggtttcgaataaattgtgtcttgggagaacataacctagaaaatcgatagcttatttgttacgaataatgatgtctcataactctttgaatatttactatttttgatGTGCcattcattatgaaattcaatagcgaacaagaagaaaacattccccatcgaatgcaaatcttgttgtagcaaaatcgattcaggtttagtactagaaaaattggctaatgtttcaatgtgcacacacatacgcacacacacacacacggacacacacacggacagacagacatttgctcagtttgtcgagctgaatcgaatggtatataatactatgggtctacaagcgctctataaaaagtacgttttgggagtgaaatgaaagcctttcaggtacaactttgttgtacgagaaaggcaaaaagatggaaagcgtcaagcaatccaaaaacgattaatgatgacgactttgaaagaagcgtacacacgcttcaaggaaattcacgataatattaaaataggtttttcctcatttgcaagccttcggccaaggcaatgtaagcttctttctgattcaggaacacataatgtgtgtgtgcacaacccatgagaatattaatcttattttacatagtttgaaaagaatcaatttaacaaaggatattaaaatgttaactggtagtcttttgtgtgaaaatacaacatcaaattgctatctacgatcttgttcggattgtccagattcttcatcattggaaaatactttattcgctgagtttgaagaaaatatattgatcagttatcatttgagcaatgggtgaccacggataggtgtgacatagaaactattgtaaaacctgtagatgagtttgtgtcatatttttgcttgaaattagaaagtttaatccctcacgatttcattaaaacagaacaatccagctttttaaaaaatacgaaaatacattacaaaatggtgattttttggtcttttgtttttttccgaaaaattccagctttgtattgcaagatgaagtgcagtcccatcactggaacgtacaacaagctacaattcatccattcgttattttttttaatggaagtacgcaaattgaacacttaagttttattataatttccgaagatttaagacacgattcagtatccgtaaacttgttcattgaaaaaatgattaacttttcacgcgttgataagcataaagaagtcaaaaagatatatttcatgtctgatggagcagcgtcgcagtacaaaaatcgtaagaatttttcgagcctatgtcaatttaaatcaatgtacggaattgatgcagaatggcattttttgctacatcacatggcaaaggtccttgtgatgctattggaggaacaataaagcgcatggccacaagagcaagtttagccaaagaacgtgagcatccaattaaaactgcgaaagaactttttgattgggcaaatcgtagaaaagaaaaagatttaaccaaattatcattttgttttactactactgaagagtacgaaataaaggcttcagagctcagcgagcaatttaataacgcgaaaacgatccaaggaacccaaaaatttcactgtttcattccattgtcggaaaacaaaattaaagcaaaactatactcaaactgtgctgataataattcaaaagtgttcgatattttaaaaatttgaataaaaataaataaaaataagtattaataaactgttttcatgatatcataacccataccaaaattcaaacccaaaactcttagagtttctataacaacattgtgtaactgccacatttaatttaatacttaggataatattaattcatttttatttatttatacatataatatttatacatataatatacataatatcgatgaatacataaatatggaatatcatacaaacaacttgtttaactcacgcaaggcccttaacaataaaatcagcatcaaactgcgattcttgaaaaaaaatacaaggaaatttttttttgtttactatatgtgaaaattgtgaaatgtttgaaatgtcataacttttttgtttattagtttaccatcaccaaatttttatggtagatagctaatataatggaccgttttccctaaaaaaattacgttcgaaaaagatagggttttgagatatttgagttttgtgacaaaatgatatttttaaaggcaaaaaaattttttttactgtgcacattttcttaagaatcaccatttagttgtctaactttgctgaaaaaatcataacaatcgaacattccgtttttgctgtgcagctttttaaatatttttgaaccattttcacatacacccttttgaaaagttagtcgtgactcaatatggatttgatatcgaaaaatgacgatttagatgaaattgaaaaactgtgcaaagtttcaactcaatagaaaatcatgaattaaaaattttcttaaattttgatgctgttgcttggaatcgctcagttCATACTTCATGGGTTTCATGGTTCATACTTCCTATTTTGTGGGCTTCGTagtcgtgcggttagcgacatcAGTCGTCTAGAAGCATGTGCCAttgagtgtgggttcgattccggctCCGTAAGGAGAATATTTTTCGTGATACGAAAAATTGTCCACTAGTTTACTGGGTGTTTTGCAAAtgtcatgctaggtgttaagtgctCAGTCTgtacacccaaaacaattttgtgtgacattctttgtattaggcattttgtttcaaatctcgcattcaaaccgatcaaagaatgtcatacttgttaatacagctcattgcattaagtcggtttatttggtttcggtTAATACATCCAAACGAATCTCGTTCGCTCATCATATaacaagtatatgaatcgtTTACAGCAATATAATTTTAacccacacaatcttcccgattccatttagcttgatgacggaaaaggaaacaaatatGCATGGTGCTTATTCCACGCGTATCACTCATTGCTATCCCTGTTACCCTTCCACTTGTCACATCCGCAAAGTatgaaacgtggattatgattACCTTTGGTCGCGTCGTTTCTCATCTGGTAAATAGCCCAGATGGTTAGCGCGTCAGTCTTGATGTGTTAAGTGTGGAGGGTCCGGGTTCAATACCCGTCGTTGACCGAATTTTTTTGTAAGGTTGCTGAGGTTGTCGAAGTGTACCGCATTTCACTCCCTCGATGAgggagtgtaaaattagattcaatgtagacactaacacataatcagttcttattttctcgtgaccggaaacctaatgcaagggcctgccgtttacttaatacaatctgtgcatatgttgaaaattatggcaaactgaacacgaaactaatgcgagattgcaataaaatgttgcaatctctgATTGGGTGTACAATctatggtcgaagacggtgattttGTCTATTTTCAATTTAGAAGCAGAAAAAATATGCTTCCACTCTGCTTGCAGCTTCCATGTTTTTGTTTACATGTGTAAGAGCAAGCGGGGGCTGCCAgctacactcagcgaactggactatcgaaattcataactggcgccttatgaatcttcgactgattattcaaccaacagtgcttcttatatgcagttaccttcccgagtattcaagcgtcgatgggcgtgtggtctacataccagCCTCCCgatcccgacgtccatggttcgaacccagtctgccgcactttacttttttttcaaatgaaaatcatcattcataaggcaatatattgaaattcataccgattccttgtggcaaattttcataaggcgtttgattgaaaatcatacgtccattttcctcagtgtagggCAGGCAAAAAAACAAACAGGAATTTAATTCGGTTTAAAAAGAAATATATttgaatcaaaaatatctgtTTGTGAATAAATCTATCCTATTAGTATACGACCAAAGTTCCGATCGAGGTTGATTACCCGATATTCCCTAAGGTTACTCGTACCACGAGGAAGTAGGCATAGTAGCTGCTGGGCAAGAGGCTAAGGGCcctaaaatgatgaaaaaatcacaaattccCCAGTTTCAATATATGCAGAGCAATTCTTAGCCCTTCCTCTGTTTAACCCAGGGAGAAATGGATCCCCCCttttcccccattcaaaaatacaggcatttgaaaatatttatcaATGTATTCACTCGGTTATGTAGCCAAACGTGCATTTTTATATGCTCTAAAACTTTTTAGAAGACAACACctcgaaaaaaattaaaacaaaaaagttactatcaaaatattgattttttgggGTCACCCTAACACACAAAGGGTTCTTCAGCAACGTACAACaattagagtttccatttcccggtcattttcgttgtcccgggattcgggatgaacttgctcgtatatcccgggaaatcccgggatcccgggatttttccatgtctccttagaaaacttatttttgatttgaaaacgattttattcaatattcagggctcaagttcatattttagaaaggacagataatacagatttcaaattggaactcaattcaattctaatttgaatcaattctttcgaaaaaaaacgacttcaagaagcaaataTTAGAATAGAAGAAGGGTTGCTGGTGGTTGAAGTCTGCTTGATTGTTTGCATAGTTTTGAATAATGAATATGCAATGGGTTTAGACAGTTACTGCGATTGCATTCAATACCCTAGTGACAAAAAATGGAAGATGCGCAGTAGAatcgtactgggcccataacctattagATATacgggaaccccctcacaaaggaAACACAATACTACAGTATCCTCCAACCCATGGCAGgctactaattgatacttttaccaagagctgcagctcttcctAATTTTGAACAGATTgcttcctaatcttgatgttaatcgttaatttatcgttatcgccaattaagttaattgtgttcaacgtaatcgcttgctgcgataaagatgaatcaactcaattattatcggagttcgataatttaacgtaagttaactcgataatttaacgataatgaggttaatagattacgcgattaaagttggtatacaattttgacagaagccgagaatagggcaaagacaaaggtgctgtttgaacgagatggcgccacaacatttaaagtaaaatgaatttccttgtatggacaaatcatccgttctcatcaactacgcatcgcatcaatatgaaagctaggttaaaaagcaacaaataatttttagattttttgtacccacgacttgttttgcagttctaaacaataaaagagatttcattgtacttccatactaaattctagctgtatactttcaatttcttcaagactgttctccacctcgtgtatgtggaaggaacattgaaagcttacgatatcgaacagcagatgtcactagtgtatatgcaacaTTACATTAATACAATcacgcagcaacaccacctggtgcctgataatggaaatattgcaattataccatcaggtgtagtggctgttgttaacatgttttgaaagggcctcaagcggattttttggtagaatgcaactgacgatctcctattggacaaattgattgcagcctgttgaccagagttgattttgatcgaagcgatacataaaaaaaattaggcagagcatcggggtcgaaccacttgtacttgcgcatgtgctgaTAAGTTggttgtacgaacgtcgattggaaggacatgaattggatcaagaattgttttggaagcaagaagctcaggaagactaGTGTACGCAAgctcgctgtagacgggagaAGGGTagaagcaggcgccaaataaatgtagctgatcttgtactgtagatacttgtcgtttaattgatagagagctgtagctgctggaaaaagtatcagtcagtagccctccattgagtggtatagtggaatctaatatttttgtgaaggtgttctgtcaactatctccgatattttcatgtctgttcctctcttactaatttaatgaTAAGATAATGTCGATTATGCATCAAAAAGAACCTCggctccgtatacatgcctgagcctaccaaataaaagaacttggaaaaaaatcatgtctgaaGGGAGGTATACAAATATGATATGGGTGgactattttttttccttctaatTGTCCCGGCGTGGCCTATCGTGCAAAGGGTTCCATTTTAATCCTTCAGGTTCATGAAGCATGTTGGCAGAGTATCAATATGCCAAACTGAAGTTAAATTTACCACACAAACTTAACACCAATTCGCACTTCAAAATTTGCAACTGACCTAATATtcactaaaatgtatttctcttctcatttctcacagaGCGTTCCAATTTTCGCATTCCGCTTCGTCCCAGCCCTTTGTGGCAGTCTGTTGGCACCTGTCGTCTACAGCATCCTTCGACAGTTGAAGCTTAGCCAATCCATCTCCATCATCGGTGGACTGCTGATAGTATTCGGTCGGTAATCCAATATATTTCTTCCATATGCTGCATTACTCATCTTTTCTTCATTTCAGACAACGCCTTACTCACGCACTCTCGTTTCATTCTGATGGAACCGATGCTGTTGCTGTTTTCCGCCGTCGGCCTTCTGTTCGTACTGAAGTTCCTGACCAGTCAACCATTTTCCGTCCGTTGGTGGTCTTTCGGTGCCCTTGCCGCAACATCCCTTACCGCAGGAGTTTGTGTCAAATACATCGGCTTCTTCAGCTACGTACTGGCATGTTACATCATTGGTCGGCATGTCTGGATGCAGCTGCCGGATCGATCGCAATCCAACGTGCACCTGTTATTGAAAAGCATCGCCAAAGCAGTCCTCTTCATTTCAGTTTCAATTGCGCTGTATCTGGGCTGCTTTTACGTTCACTTGGGTAGTCTGTACAAAGCAGGTCCCCATGATAGCATCATGACCAGCGCCTTCCAAGCTTCACTGGAAGGCGGACTGGCTTCCATTACCAAAGGGCAACCACTTCGGATCCAACATGGATCGCAGATCACACTAAAACATACCCACGGAAGGGTTTGCTGGATGCACTCGCACGCTCACGTGTACCCGATCAAATACAAAGACGGTCGAGGTTCCAGTCATCAGCAGCAGGTCACATGCTACGGGTTCAAGGACGTGAACAATTGGTGGATTGTGAAACGCCCCGAAAAGGAGAACATCGTCGTCGGCGAAGAACCGGACTACATCCAAGATGGGGATGTGATCCAGTTGGTGCATGGCGTAACGAGTCGGGCGTTAAACTCCCATGATGTGGCTTCAGCAATGACTCCTCTCAGCCAGGAAGTATCCTGCTACATCGACTACAATATATCCATGCCGGCCAACCTGTTGTGGAAGGTTGAGATAATCAATTCCAAGGATTCCAAGAACAAATGGAACGCCATCACCTCCCAGGTGCGATTGATTCACGTAGCTACTAACGGAGCGTTGAAGTTCACCGGTGAACAGCTGCCCGATTGGGGATTCAACCAGTTTGAAGTCGCTGCCGACCGGAGACAGTATACCATTGACACAATTTGGAATGTGGAAGAGCATCGTTACACTCAGGACGCCGAAAGGAAAGACGTACTGGAGAAACTACTGAAAACGGAAATGATACCGCTGGAACCAACCATACTTTCATTTTGGGACAAATTTAGCGAACTTCAGCTAAAGATGTTACTTCACACAGAGAAGATAGAAGGTCACATGTACTCGTCGGAACCTTTTGATTGGCCGTTGATGGACAAGGGGATCGCGTACTGGGTGGATGGCACATCGAATGCGCAGATACACCTGCTCGGAAACCTGGTCATCTGGTACTCGGCTACACTTTCGATCGTCGCATACGTCGGATTATTGGTGTTCTACTTGATTAGACgcagaaggaaattcttcgaccTGAGCGAAGACGAGTGGCAAAAGTTCCGCTTCGGAGGTGAAATTTTCCTCGCCGGATATTTAATTCACTATTTGCCGTATTACTTCGTGGAGCGTACGTTGTTTTTGTACAACTACTTGCCGGCTCTGCTGTATAAGATTCTGTTGCTTTGCTTCGTGCTGGAACATATTCAGTTGATGATCAGGAAATTTATTAGGAATCGCTTAGTTTCATTTATCTACAGTTCCGTTTTGTACGCATGGCTTGCCGGAGTGATCTACTTCTTCAGCAAATTCAGCGTACTGAGCTATGGAACCACCGAACTCAGTGCAGACGACGTGCTGAAATTGCGATTGAAGGACACCTGGGATTTAATTGTTCATAGACCTTAAGTTAAAAACTTTGTTTtagttaaaatattttaaaaagaatACTCTTTGAATATATTTCCAAAATAGCTGTTTAATGAAAAATGCAATAATTTTAATCACTATTTAATCAAAACTCGAAGTGGTAGTATAGTTTTATTTAGAAAGAAAATAAGAGgcgcagaataaaaaaaatgtagaacATGCCGTCTCATACAGAGCATCTTGCGATAACTCACGATGAATATCAAATGGATAATGAAGGGATTTTATATTGCAAATCTTACACACTGTAACAATGCgcaattgaaaaaatataactttaCGAGCAACTTACAGaagttcacctgtcataagacgagtttatacaatcccattgaattccaccacttaattgtatcttgacagatacgtatttcgacctcaacagtaaggccgtcttcagtgtctcgtacttgactcgacttactgttgaggttgaaatacgtatctgtcaagatacaattaagtggtggaattcaatgggattgtataaactcgtcttatgacaggtgaaaacattccactaaaaagctcaaactaattttcttaTTACAGAAGTTATTTGCAGAACTTACAGAAGAAATTACAACTCGGAAACGTATCTTTTCTTGATGTAGTCTTCTATTTTGCCACAGTATTTCGCAGCAAAATCAAGATTTGAGCCCATTTTCTTTTCCATGACTTGGAGGCCCCTCAGGGTTTGAGGCTTGCTGTCCGGGAACGTAAAGTTATTATATTTATAGATTTGTCCCACTTCGAAGCGCTCTCCGCGGCCCATAATTGTACGGTTTATAATATCGATGGCGCGTTGATTCTCTTCGGCAGCTGTCCAATAGTTCCGAAGCTTTCCACCTTGTACATCTGCTTGATCAACTCCATTAGCTCGATGTCATGATTCATCTATCGGTAGTTTACAGTGGAAGTCCGTCCTTGTAATCCAATTCGTGTCGCAACATATATAGACAACGATGAACCATCGTCGCTGAAAATTTTTCAGCCAGGTGCGAAATGGGCGCAGGGTTCAGTAGATAGTTATTCGCCTTAACATTCTGCATCGCAATTTTTTGCACCGACTACCGCATTGTAGAAGGCCGGGAATGAttcgatattttcaaatttcaaatttcaaagcgCTTCTAACCGGTTGGCTACAACCAGGGGACTGAAGggaaggctaatacgcctacccactattcattcaatatggcgtacaatgtttttgttttaatttcgtttgattaatgataacaaaacttcggaagtattgacgagctatttttcgacataaagaagccatacaaacacaaaataCTCGATGCACCTCAACCtattgcaagttttcgccaggataagttaattgccgataattagcactaactgcgtacgagccaatca
The nucleotide sequence above comes from Armigeres subalbatus isolate Guangzhou_Male chromosome 3, GZ_Asu_2, whole genome shotgun sequence. Encoded proteins:
- the LOC134226062 gene encoding protein O-mannosyltransferase 1, with the translated sequence METITDPLEDSNLRNRKAHRKGKSVTEEVRNAEISTARDRNGDTSQKLQRNDGDEPENLKSKSSASAGGSAAGEVRESVKSDNNHEPRFVIRVQLDGASVVLFVLSFVTRFFRLSHPNGVVFDEIHYGRFASLYLRNTFYFDQHPPLGKMLIAGAASAVGYSGKFEFSKIGSEYDASVPIFAFRFVPALCGSLLAPVVYSILRQLKLSQSISIIGGLLIVFDNALLTHSRFILMEPMLLLFSAVGLLFVLKFLTSQPFSVRWWSFGALAATSLTAGVCVKYIGFFSYVLACYIIGRHVWMQLPDRSQSNVHLLLKSIAKAVLFISVSIALYLGCFYVHLGSLYKAGPHDSIMTSAFQASLEGGLASITKGQPLRIQHGSQITLKHTHGRVCWMHSHAHVYPIKYKDGRGSSHQQQVTCYGFKDVNNWWIVKRPEKENIVVGEEPDYIQDGDVIQLVHGVTSRALNSHDVASAMTPLSQEVSCYIDYNISMPANLLWKVEIINSKDSKNKWNAITSQVRLIHVATNGALKFTGEQLPDWGFNQFEVAADRRQYTIDTIWNVEEHRYTQDAERKDVLEKLLKTEMIPLEPTILSFWDKFSELQLKMLLHTEKIEGHMYSSEPFDWPLMDKGIAYWVDGTSNAQIHLLGNLVIWYSATLSIVAYVGLLVFYLIRRRRKFFDLSEDEWQKFRFGGEIFLAGYLIHYLPYYFVERTLFLYNYLPALLYKILLLCFVLEHIQLMIRKFIRNRLVSFIYSSVLYAWLAGVIYFFSKFSVLSYGTTELSADDVLKLRLKDTWDLIVHRP